From a region of the Lactuca sativa cultivar Salinas chromosome 4, Lsat_Salinas_v11, whole genome shotgun sequence genome:
- the LOC111881963 gene encoding uncharacterized protein LOC111881963, producing MATSLKAAIRAAKNVEIQLREKGLERSEVREKRKFEGSSRSENKNRFLKSDPNNKKYGDSNEERWCDKCRRKHTRRCPKEVTCFKCGRTGHYAHECTTQSEVCFKYGGEGHFKQHCPNRERAMKPNEPPKPKLRAFQMILDEAGDNARNQG from the coding sequence ATGGCAACTTCTTTGAAGGCAGCCATTagagcagccaagaatgttgagatccAACTTAGGGAAAAGGGTTTGGAAAGATCTGAGGTACGcgagaagaggaagtttgagggatcCTCAAGATCTGAAAATAAAAATAGGTTCCTGAAGTCTGACCCCAACAACAAGAAGTATGGGGATAGTAATGAAGAAAGGTGGTGTGACAAATGCCGAAGGAAACACACTAGGAGATGTCCTAAAGAGGtgacatgcttcaaatgtgggagGACCGGTCACTATGCCCATGAATGCACAACCCAAAGTGAAGTCTGCTTTAAGTATGGTGgagaaggacacttcaagcaacaCTGCCCGAATAGGGAAAGGGCAATGAAGCCAAATGAACCGCCAAAGCCAAAGCTAAGGGCATTCCAAATGATCCTCGATGAAGCAGGTGacaatgcgaggaatcaaggatga